The Acidimicrobiales bacterium sequence CGCGCTCGAGTACGACGGACTCGAGCCGCACACGACGCCGGAGGCGTTTCGTGGTGATCGTGTGCGCCAGAACGAGCTCGTCGAGCTCGGCTGGCGGGTCCTCCGTTTCACATGGCACGACCTCAAGCACACGCCATGGGCGGTCACGGGTCAGATCCGCCGGATGCTCGTTTCGGTCGCGTGACCCTTTGGTGACCAGAGATTGCTGGTGGTGGCCGATTCGGTGCGTCTGGGCGACCCTTTTGTGACCAGAGATTTCTCTTCCGTGTGGCTGGGCGGGGTCAGCGCTGGTCGAAGGCCACCTTCACCGCGCCCGAGGCGGCCTGGTCGGCGAGCAGGCCGAAGGCGTCGCGCCAGGCCTCGAGCGGCCGGGTGTGGGTGAGCATCGGGCGCAGGTCGACGCGTCCCTCGGCGGTCAGGCGGAGGTAGTGGTCGATCGCGTGGGCCCGCTCGCCGTCGACCTCCTCGACGCCGAAGGCGTTGGACCCCACCCAGGCGAGCTCCTTGAAGTAGAGCGGCGTCCACTCCCAGGGGGTGTGACCGTGCACGCCGGACTTCACGATGGTGCCGCGGGCGCGCAGCACGCGGCTGGCCACCTCGAGGCTCTCGCGGCGACTGATGGTGTCGTAGACGACGTCGACACCGCCGGGGTGCGCCATCGGGAGTTCGTGGTCGCCGTGCAGCACGCCGCCGGACCACTCGGCGATCTCCTCGATGAGCGGCCCGAGCGGTTCGTGGGCGAACACCCGGTGCGCGCCGAGGCGGCGGGCGAGGTCGGCCTGCGCCTCGAAGCGGGCGACGACGCCGATCTCGGTGTTCGGGAACAGCGCCCGGAGCGCCACGATCGCGCTTGACCCCAGGGCGCCGGCGCCGTAGACGAGCGCCCGTCCGTTCTCCGGTGGCGGGTGGCGGGTGACGGAGTGCAGCGACACCGAGAAGGGGTCGGCAAGGACCGCGTGCTCGTCCGACACCGTGTCGGGTACCGGGTGCAGCATCGACGGGTGCGCGGGCATCAGCTCGGCGAAGCCGCCGCTCGCGTCGGACGACGTGCCGCTGTGGATACCCGGGGCGATCGGCCCGACCCGGAAGTTCCAGCACAGGGCGTTGTCGCCCGCCACGCAGGCCGGACACGGCTCGGCGACCCCGCGGGGAATGCATCCGAGCCAGGGGTCGAGGACCACCCGGTCGCCGACCTCCACGCCGGTCGCGTCCGGCCCCAGCGCCACGACGTCGGCCACCACCTCGTGGCCGAGCACATGGGGGAACGAGGTGAAGTCGATCATCGGGTTGTCGGCGCTCATGTCGCCCCAGTCCATGAAGACCTGCTTCGCGTCGGACCCGCAGATGCCGGTCAGCCGGGGTCGGATCACCGCCCAGTCGGGGCGCAGGAACGCGGGATCGGGCAGGTCGACCAGGTCCATCGGCGTCGATGCCAGCGCGACCTCCAGCGGGCTGGCCCCGGGCAGGGCGCGAGCCGGCTCCGGCGTCGTGCCGAACAGCAGGGCCCGCATCGTCATGCCGGCCCGTCGAGGACGAGGACGTTCATGCGTTCACCCTTCCACGTCGACGCCCGGCGTGTTCCCGTACTCCTGCCACGACCCGTCGTAGAGCGCCACCGACGGGTAGCCGAGGATCTCGGAGAGGACGAACCAGCTGTGGGCGGCCCGCGCGCCGACCAGGCAATAGGTGACCACGGGGTCGTCGGGTCCGAGGCCCGCCGCGTCGTAGATCGCCCGGAGCTCGTCCTCGGATCGGAACCGGCCGTCGTCGCCGATCGTCGTGAGGTAGTCGACGTTCGCCGCACCGGGGAGATGGCCGTTCTGGTCGGCGAGCTCGATCGAGCCGTCGAACTCGCCGGGCGAGCGAGCATCGGCAAAGGACACGAGCCCGCCGGCGAGAGCTTCGGTGACGTCGGGAAGCTCGAGCCGGAGCTCGGTGCGCTCCGTGGTGATCTCGTATGTCGTCGTCTCGATCGGGTCGGCCGGACCGGTCGCGATCTCACGGCCGTCGGCGGCCCAGACCGTCAGCCCGCCGTCCAGGATCCGGAGGTCGTCATGTCCGTAGTAGGTGAGCGCCCAGTAGACCCGCGCCGCGTAGAGGCTGCCGTCGGCGTCGTAGAGGACCAGCGTGTCGTCGGGCGTGATGCCGGCCGCGCCGAGCGCGGCACTGACCGTGTC is a genomic window containing:
- a CDS encoding sulfurtransferase, whose translation is MARRLVALVTSLALLATACGDDAGPEGQDATTTSTGSPTSTLEPTTTGATTSEVAPDPLVGLAWLDGGANDHVLIDTRTAAEFETGHIEGARNLSATALNRPGGDVPYQLGDADTVSAALGAAGITPDDTLVLYDADGSLYAARVYWALTYYGHDDLRILDGGLTVWAADGREIATGPADPIETTTYEITTERTELRLELPDVTEALAGGLVSFADARSPGEFDGSIELADQNGHLPGAANVDYLTTIGDDGRFRSEDELRAIYDAAGLGPDDPVVTYCLVGARAAHSWFVLSEILGYPSVALYDGSWQEYGNTPGVDVEG
- a CDS encoding alcohol dehydrogenase catalytic domain-containing protein; the encoded protein is MTMRALLFGTTPEPARALPGASPLEVALASTPMDLVDLPDPAFLRPDWAVIRPRLTGICGSDAKQVFMDWGDMSADNPMIDFTSFPHVLGHEVVADVVALGPDATGVEVGDRVVLDPWLGCIPRGVAEPCPACVAGDNALCWNFRVGPIAPGIHSGTSSDASGGFAELMPAHPSMLHPVPDTVSDEHAVLADPFSVSLHSVTRHPPPENGRALVYGAGALGSSAIVALRALFPNTEIGVVARFEAQADLARRLGAHRVFAHEPLGPLIEEIAEWSGGVLHGDHELPMAHPGGVDVVYDTISRRESLEVASRVLRARGTIVKSGVHGHTPWEWTPLYFKELAWVGSNAFGVEEVDGERAHAIDHYLRLTAEGRVDLRPMLTHTRPLEAWRDAFGLLADQAASGAVKVAFDQR